One stretch of Rana temporaria chromosome 10, aRanTem1.1, whole genome shotgun sequence DNA includes these proteins:
- the UBE2M gene encoding NEDD8-conjugating enzyme Ubc12, producing the protein MIKLFSLKQQKKEEESAGGTKGTSKKASAAQLRIQKDINELNLPKTCEIEFSDHDDLLNFKLVICPDEGFYKGGKFVFSFKVGQGYPHDPPKVKCETMVYHPNIDLEGNVCLNILREDWKPVLTINSIIYGLQYLFLEPNPEDPLNKEAAEVLQNNRRLFEQNVQRSMRGGYIGSTYFERCLK; encoded by the exons ATGATCAAACTGTTCTCCTTGAAGCagcagaagaaggaggaggaatccGCCGGCGGCACCAAAGGCACCAGCAAGAAGGCCTCCGCCGCCCAGCTCCGCATCCAGAAAG ATATCAACGAGCTGAACTTGCCGAAGACGTGCGAAATCGAGTTCTCCGACCATGACGACCTTCTTAATTTCAAGCTAGTCATCTGTCCTGATGAG ggctttTACAAGGGTGGCAAATTTGTCTTCAGTTTTAAG GTGGGACAGGGCTACCCTCACGACCCACCTAAAGTGAAGTGTGAGACAATGGTATATCATCCAAATATAGATCTAGAGGGTAACGTCTGCCTAAATATTCTAAG GGAGGACTGGAAGCCTGTACTGACGATAAATTCAATAATATATGGCCTGCAGTATCTCTTCTTG GAGCCAAACCCCGAAGACCCTTTAAACAAAGAAGCCGCTGAAGTTCTTCAAAACAACAGACGCCTGTTTGAACAGAATGTCCAGCGGTCCATGCGGGGGGGCTACATAGGATCCACCTACTTTGAGCGCTGCCTGAAATAA